The Desulforegula conservatrix Mb1Pa genome contains a region encoding:
- a CDS encoding Mrp/NBP35 family ATP-binding protein, which produces MIHEKMPDSKSSCKTSSCGSGKSAAIQRNEELTKAALSKIKFKILVMSGKGGVGKSSVACNLAVALSNRGFKTGLMDVDVHGPSVAKIMGMKGLLDATEDRMLIPMAFGDNLKIVSMQSLLPHEDQAIIWRGPAKGSMIQQFIGSVKWDNLDFLIIDAPPGTGDEPLTVIQTVTDAKAVIVTTPQDVALSDVRKSINFCKTVKMDVIGLVENMGPFDCPHCAKQIALFNNAGAEKTAAEMGIDFLGYVPFDIQVGQSCDAGLPIASTHMDSPFMKAFDLIVSKIVEDLGVKK; this is translated from the coding sequence ATGATTCACGAAAAAATGCCGGATTCAAAATCTTCATGCAAAACCAGTTCATGTGGCTCTGGAAAAAGTGCTGCTATTCAGCGCAATGAAGAACTGACCAAGGCAGCCCTATCAAAAATTAAATTCAAGATTCTTGTAATGAGCGGAAAGGGCGGCGTTGGCAAGAGCAGCGTCGCTTGTAACCTTGCAGTCGCTCTTTCAAACAGGGGCTTCAAAACAGGTCTCATGGATGTCGATGTGCATGGGCCAAGCGTGGCAAAAATCATGGGAATGAAAGGCCTCCTTGATGCCACAGAGGACAGGATGCTCATTCCAATGGCTTTTGGTGATAATCTCAAGATCGTTTCCATGCAGTCCCTTCTTCCGCATGAAGACCAGGCGATCATATGGAGAGGCCCTGCCAAGGGAAGCATGATTCAGCAATTCATAGGGTCCGTTAAATGGGATAATCTTGATTTTTTAATTATTGATGCTCCTCCGGGAACAGGAGACGAGCCTCTTACTGTTATCCAGACAGTCACTGACGCAAAAGCCGTGATTGTTACAACTCCCCAGGATGTCGCACTCTCGGATGTCAGAAAATCCATAAATTTTTGCAAGACAGTTAAAATGGATGTAATCGGCCTTGTTGAAAATATGGGGCCTTTTGACTGCCCTCATTGTGCAAAGCAGATAGCTCTTTTTAATAATGCCGGTGCAGAAAAAACAGCGGCTGAGATGGGGATAGATTTTCTTGGTTATGTTCCTTTTGACATACAGGTAGGTCAGTCATGCGACGCAGGACTTCCTATTGCAAGCACTCATATGGATAGTCCTTTCATGAAGGCTTTTGATTTAATAGTATCAAAGATTGTGGAAGATCTTGGAGTGAAGAAATAG
- a CDS encoding lipoprotein insertase outer membrane protein LolB, which produces MRASIFFLVVFAALFSVGCATRSIQPVKFENGLEAGLVLGKLQKSNESLDNFKCSGTIEIHNDDESFNARTVMCVKPPSSFRLEALSPAGPPAFRMSGDTESIYIQPEPSGQIYKKDAKGATLEKLAGIEIQVQDMINLLCGRPAVVPDGSLADLKLDPHDKSAKALVIYDVAGNILQRLKLDESNSIQSAEIFDSSGKSIYSAEFSGAKQVGGFVFPGKVFVKAGNKELKLAIRQIWPNTDIKENLFVLTAPATGNN; this is translated from the coding sequence ATGCGAGCATCAATATTTTTTTTAGTTGTTTTTGCAGCTTTGTTTTCTGTCGGATGTGCCACAAGGTCTATTCAACCAGTAAAATTTGAAAATGGTCTTGAAGCAGGACTTGTCCTTGGCAAATTGCAGAAATCAAATGAATCTCTTGATAATTTCAAGTGTTCAGGAACTATAGAGATCCATAATGACGATGAATCGTTTAACGCAAGAACAGTAATGTGCGTCAAACCACCATCGTCTTTCAGGCTCGAAGCGCTTAGTCCTGCTGGGCCTCCTGCTTTCAGAATGTCCGGGGATACGGAAAGTATATATATTCAGCCTGAACCAAGCGGACAAATCTACAAAAAGGATGCAAAAGGCGCAACCCTTGAAAAGCTTGCAGGCATTGAAATTCAGGTTCAGGATATGATAAATCTTCTTTGCGGGCGGCCTGCTGTCGTTCCTGATGGATCCTTGGCTGACCTTAAATTAGACCCCCATGATAAATCAGCTAAAGCACTCGTAATTTATGATGTTGCCGGCAATATTCTTCAACGCCTGAAACTTGATGAAAGCAACTCGATTCAGTCAGCCGAGATTTTTGATTCATCTGGCAAATCCATATATAGTGCTGAGTTTTCAGGTGCTAAACAAGTAGGTGGCTTTGTCTTTCCAGGGAAGGTTTTTGTTAAGGCGGGGAATAAAGAACTCAAGCTTGCCATACGCCAGATATGGCCGAATACAGATATCAAAGAAAATTTATTTGTATTGACTGCTCCGGCAACCGGGAATAATTAG
- a CDS encoding deoxyguanosinetriphosphate triphosphohydrolase family protein: MINDNSWKTSLRESLNLREDEYLSPLAAKSGNASRRRFEKRASEDYRQSFSLDADRIVNSRAYSRYIDKTQVFSFIKNDHLTHRVLHVQLVSKCARTMGRFLGLNEDLIEAICLGHDIGHTPFGHDGEQYLSELCLFHSIGAFEHNVQSVQLLERVERKGRGLNLCIETLDGILCHDGPEFGVLLKPDRTKTFETLDKDLSEAKNDKSKILVPMSLEGCVTRLADVISYIARDFEDAIRIGILKREVLPEKVVNILGTSNGTIVYNLVTDVIENSFRQPFVGFSDEVSEAILELKNFNMVHIYKNPLIKKHLGNVRELFHILFDRYLGDLKKGDTSSVIFTSFLKDMTEDYMNSHTQPEIVRDFISGMTDQYFISQCPEKLRPAVITGFGTDV, encoded by the coding sequence GTGATTAATGATAATTCATGGAAAACCTCTCTGCGTGAATCACTCAATCTGAGGGAAGACGAATATCTTTCCCCGCTCGCTGCAAAAAGCGGAAATGCATCGAGGAGAAGGTTTGAAAAAAGAGCCTCAGAGGATTACAGGCAGTCTTTTTCGCTCGATGCTGACAGGATTGTTAACTCCAGGGCATATTCCCGTTATATTGACAAGACCCAGGTCTTTTCATTTATAAAAAACGATCATCTCACCCACCGCGTACTCCATGTTCAGCTCGTATCAAAATGTGCGAGAACCATGGGCCGATTTCTTGGCCTTAATGAGGATCTAATTGAAGCCATATGTCTGGGGCATGACATAGGCCACACTCCATTTGGTCATGACGGTGAACAGTATCTTTCTGAGCTCTGCCTCTTTCATTCAATAGGTGCCTTTGAGCATAATGTCCAAAGCGTGCAGCTCCTTGAAAGGGTAGAAAGAAAGGGGAGGGGGCTCAATCTATGTATTGAAACACTGGATGGAATTCTCTGCCATGATGGCCCGGAATTTGGGGTTTTGCTTAAGCCTGACCGAACAAAGACATTTGAAACATTAGATAAAGACCTTTCCGAAGCCAAAAATGACAAGTCAAAAATACTTGTGCCAATGTCTCTTGAAGGCTGCGTAACAAGACTTGCAGACGTTATAAGCTATATAGCCAGGGATTTCGAGGATGCTATCAGAATAGGCATTTTAAAAAGAGAGGTATTACCCGAAAAAGTCGTAAATATACTTGGAACAAGTAATGGAACAATTGTCTATAATCTTGTTACAGATGTCATTGAAAACAGCTTCAGACAGCCTTTTGTCGGATTCAGCGACGAGGTTTCAGAAGCCATACTCGAGCTCAAGAACTTTAATATGGTTCATATTTATAAGAATCCTCTGATCAAAAAGCATTTGGGAAACGTCAGGGAATTGTTTCATATCCTTTTTGACAGATATCTTGGAGATCTTAAAAAAGGCGATACCTCTTCGGTCATTTTCACCAGCTTTTTAAAGGATATGACTGAAGATTATATGAATTCGCATACACAGCCAGAAATTGTAAGGGATTTTATATCGGGCATGACGGATCAGTATTTTATTTCCCAGTGTCCTGAAAAATTGAGGCCAGCAGTAATAACAGGATTTGGAACCGATGTTTAA
- a CDS encoding UPF0280 family protein — protein sequence MFKNRDSYRNICGRDDLFSYKVTVKETNLFVMTDKFLEKEIIEIILKHRGHLENYMDANPGFMTALVPWHSDQFAPPIVRAMIEAGSIACVGPMAAVAGSVSQFVGEDLSAFSSDVFIENGGDIYIRTTKPVTIGLFAGKSPLSGKIGLKFQPGPPFGVCTSSGTVGHSLSFGKADAICIYSSSCSLADAAATAVGNIIKKPADIQPALEMAKNIPGVKGALVVLGKQMGGWGDMEIVPL from the coding sequence ATGTTTAAAAACAGAGACTCCTACAGAAATATCTGCGGACGGGATGATCTTTTCTCTTACAAGGTCACTGTCAAGGAAACCAATCTGTTTGTGATGACGGATAAGTTTCTTGAAAAAGAGATAATTGAAATAATCCTGAAACACAGAGGGCACCTTGAAAACTATATGGATGCAAATCCAGGTTTCATGACGGCACTTGTTCCATGGCATTCTGATCAGTTTGCTCCTCCTATTGTGAGGGCGATGATCGAAGCAGGGTCTATTGCCTGTGTCGGCCCAATGGCAGCGGTTGCAGGTTCAGTATCACAATTTGTTGGAGAGGATCTTTCAGCTTTTTCCTCGGATGTTTTCATAGAAAACGGGGGTGATATCTATATAAGAACCACAAAACCTGTAACAATTGGTCTTTTTGCTGGCAAATCGCCTCTAAGCGGGAAAATAGGCCTGAAATTTCAACCCGGCCCACCGTTTGGAGTATGTACATCCTCAGGAACAGTAGGCCATTCATTAAGTTTCGGGAAGGCCGATGCTATTTGCATATATTCATCTTCCTGCTCTCTTGCAGATGCCGCTGCAACTGCTGTTGGCAATATAATAAAAAAGCCGGCGGACATTCAACCTGCGCTTGAGATGGCTAAAAATATTCCTGGGGTTAAAGGTGCGCTCGTTGTTCTTGGCAAACAAATGGGAGGGTGGGGTGATATGGAAATAGTACCATTATGA